A genomic segment from Malus domestica chromosome 05, GDT2T_hap1 encodes:
- the LOC114825112 gene encoding uncharacterized protein, whose product MRLDVAVKALEALVTFFENYKETGFASAMCDAKEIALDSEIDLVFQIKRHRPRKRHHDEVDVDIALSQLKNKFEQLKTFESIFGFLFDALKLISLDDQQLKENCMNLEAHLKHGNTMDVYGADLCSELQVLHMMLSEEAFLSNNPWTSMEIANFVKETDMCPNVLIAYRVLLIVPVTVASAERTFSKLKLLKSYLRTTMTQDRLNGLAILCIEKNEIEDLEYDDIINDFASKSARRQFLKG is encoded by the exons ATGCGTCTTGATGTTGCTGTAAAGGCATTGGAAGCACTTGTTACATTTTTTGAAAACTACAAAGAAACTGGTTTCGCTTCTGCTATGTGTGATGCTAAAGAAATTGCACTGGATTCGGAAATTGACCTTGTTTTTCAAATTAAACGTCATAGACCTAGaaaaagacatcatgatgaagttgatg TGGATATTGCTCTTTCTCAACTGAAAAACAAGTTTGAACAGTTAAAGACTTTTGAATCTATTTTTGGCTTCTTGTTTGATGCATTGAAGTTAATTTCATTGGATGATCAAcagttaaaagaaaattgtatgaATCTTGAAGCACATTTGAAACATGGAAATACCATGGATGTATATGGAGCCGACTTATGTTCTGAATTACAGGTGTTGCATATGATGTTATCTGAAGAAGCATTTCTCTCTAATAACCCTTGGACATCCATGGAAATAgcaaactttgtaaaagaaaCTGACATGTGTCCTAATGTCTTGATTGCTTATCGTGTACTGTTGATTGTACCTGTGACTGTGGCATCTGCAGAAAGaacattttcaaaattgaaattattaaaatcTTACTTGCGGACCACTATGACTCAAGATAGGCTAAATGGATTAGCAATTTTATGCATTGAAAAGAATGAGATTGAAGACTTGGAGTATGATGATATAATTAatgattttgcttcaaaaaGTGCTAGAAGACAATTTCTTAAAGGTTGA
- the LOC139196152 gene encoding uncharacterized protein produces MDLGAVEVEVFGDSELVINQLNGEFKCRHITMAGYYLAAMQLLSYWDAEISVNHVPRGSNLTANEMVQLASDVPIQKRKYGVDVEIQRRNLPSILERGFSLDVMFLETEIEDWRSPIIHHLKDPFSPTSKKNRLQATKYVLWAKNLLRKTPDGLLLKCLGQVESMRVMAEVHEGVCGSHQAGIKMKWLLRRYGYFWHNMEKDCKSYARGCEKCQRHGPLQHVPSVPLNPVVKLWPFR; encoded by the coding sequence ATGGATCTGGGGGCAGTGGAGGTAGAAGTCTTTGGTGATTCAGAGTTAGTAATAAACCAGCTAAATGGGgagttcaagtgcagacatatcaccaTGGCAGGGTATTACTTGGCGGCCATGCAATTGCTGAGTTATTGGGATGCTGAGATatcagttaatcatgttcccagGGGATCCAATCTAACGGCCAACGAGATGGTGCAATTAGCCTCAGACGTGCCAATACAGAAAAGAAAATATGGGGTAGATGTCgagattcaaagaagaaaccttCCTTCTATCCTGGAACGAGGATTTAGTCTGGATGTAATGTTTCTAGAAACTGAGATAGAAGATTGGAGGTCGCCCATCATTCATCATTTAAAGGATCCCTTTTCACCCACAAGCAAGAAGAATAGACTgcaagcaaccaagtatgtcttatgggcgaaGAACCTACTAAGGAAAACTCCGGACGGGTTACTATTGAAATGCTTAGGCCAAGTGGAATCCATGAGAGtgatggccgaagtacatgaaggggtatgcggaTCACACCAGGCTGGAATAAAGATGAAGTGGTTGCTTAGAAGGTATGGGTATTTCTGGCAcaacatggaaaaagattgcaagtcCTATGCTCGAGGCTGTGAAAAATGTCAAAGGCATGGACCCCTCCAACATGTGCCTTCAGTGCCTTTAAATCCAGTAGTCAAGCTTTGGCCCTTCAGAtga